One genomic segment of Triplophysa rosa linkage group LG22, Trosa_1v2, whole genome shotgun sequence includes these proteins:
- the LOC130546276 gene encoding GTPase IMAP family member 8-like, giving the protein MAQGHGSIAEFCKKDNVTILLLGTDDKCKCLVGNKIIQLDHFRPERSLYQEISLELQDCVVTVINIQKQHFQSFQKIEKCSNTSSEHPCIVFVLHPDYVTRRDLELFTDFQHRFGKKMSENMIVLLFSDTNKRSAKPDDETDRYLQRIVHQCQRKAFDFNTNMESNDFMKRLMKYWKIVPEMQINKYERSHRPTYAQNEILQPREAMIQENVSGPGHRQERPRTSGQRRSRSFNVRHIGPTLQARLTSVGAAAYPSIPGHKTDGRDQAATTKTDTMTIVLLGQTGSGKSATGNTILRKRHFESRASSVPVTQVCQVAEETVCGKKIRVIDTPDFFYEGLRDQQKHIKRCLELSQPGPDAYVLVMELGRFTDGERMIVHNIRKVFGEDTVREIVILFTGKEKLGEKKTLSNYIRNTNPHLQELTQICGSRCLAFNNNDRKDGQIQTLLEMVSEMKRQNGCTDICGPHPQKESMKKDCTIM; this is encoded by the exons ATGGCACAAG GGCATGGAAGCATAGCCGAGTTTTGTAAAAAAGACAATGTCACAATTCTTCTGCTTGGGACAGACGACAAGTGTAAGTGTTTGGTgggaaataaaataattcagttGGACCATTTCCGTCCAGAACGGTCCTTATATCAAGAAATATCCCTGGAGTTGCAAGACTGCGTGGTTACTGTTATTAATATCCAGAAACAGCATTTTCAGTCATTTCAAAAGATTGAGAAATGTTCAAATACATCCTCTGAGCACCCGTGTATAGTATTTGTCCTGCACCCTGACTACGTTACTCGGAGGGATTTGGAATTATTTACAGATTTTCAGCATAGGTTTGGAAAGAAAATGTCGGAAAACATGATAGTACTTCTGTTCAGCGATACAAATAAGAGATCAGCAAAGCCAGATGATGAAACAGATCGTTACCTGCAACGCATTGTCCATCAATGCCAGAGAAAAGCATTTGATTTTAACACAAATATGGagtcaaatgacttcatgaaaCGACTGATGAAATACTGGAAAATTGTGCCTGAGATGCAAATAAACAAGTACGAAAG ATCACACAGGCCCACATATGCACAGAATGAGATTTTACAACCACGGGAAGCAATGATACAAGAGAACGTATCAG GGCCCGGCCATAGGCAGGAAAGACCCAGGACAAGTG GGCAGCGGCGGAGTAGATCATTCAATGTTAGACACATTGGACCCACTCTCCAAGCCCGCTTGACCTCTGTAGGGGCTGCAGCTTATCCCAGCATCCCGGGCCATAAGACAGATG GAAGAGACCAAGCTGCTACCACTAAGACAGACACCATGACCATTGTGCTGCTGGGCCAGACAGGAAGTGGGAAGAGCGCTACAGGAAACACCATCCTGAGAAAGAGACATTTTGAATCTCGTGCCAGTTCTGTGCCAGTAACGCAGGTGTGTCAGGTGGCAGAGGAAACCGTTTGTGGAAAAAAGATCAGGGTCATAGACActccagattttttttatgaagGCCTAAGAGACCAGCAGAAACACATAAAAAGGTGTCTAGAGCTCTCTCAGCCTGGGCCTGATGCATATGTACTGGTCATGGAGCTCGGCCGTTTCACAGATGGAGAGAGAATGATAGTTCACAATATACGGAAAGTGTTTGGTGAGGATACTGTGAGAGAAATCGTCATTCTGTTTACTGGCAAAGAGAAACtaggagaaaaaaaaacgttatcAAACTACATTAGAAATACTAATCCCCACCTGCAGGAGCTGACCCAGATCTGTGGGTCCAGATGTCTTGCGTTTAACAACAATGATCGCAAGGATGGACAGATTCAGACACTGCTAGAGATGGTTTCGGAAATGAAGAGACAAAATGGATGTACTGACATTTGTGGACCTCACCCCCAAAAGGAATCCATGAAGAAAGATTGCACAATCATGTAA
- the LOC130546280 gene encoding trace amine-associated receptor 13c-like, with product MSNLGAAHANNEAILYCFPNNNLSCTKNFKPDAEYIFVYIFISVTTVFTVFLNLLVIISISHFKQLHTPTNLIILSLAIADLIVGLILMPVQGIKLIEPCWYFGEVFCAIFPLIFYVVITASLGNLIFISVDRYIAVNDPLRYPMRVTTNRAVLSIIVNWLFSSVYCFIILYESLISPEKNHTCVGECILYIKLGYIITDVLVTLVTPCCVIISLYMKICFVAKHQAENLNMILEKKVRSEKKAAKSLGVVVMVYILCWIPYYIAALTLGQDTGDSLVINIMYWVNCMNSCMNPLIYAMFYRWFRISAKYIVTLKILEPSSAYFNLFPEEK from the coding sequence ATGTCTAACTTGGGAGCGGCACATGCGAACAACGAAGCAATCCTTTACTGCTTTCCAAACAATAATTTGTCATGTACCAAAAATTTTAAACCTGACGCCGAGTAcatttttgtgtacattttcatttcggtgACAACTGTGTTCACCGTGTTTCTGAACCTGCTGGTGATCATCTCCATCTCTCACTTCAAGCAACTTCACACTCCGACCAACCTGATCATTCTCTCTCTGGCTATTGCTGATCTGATTGTGGGACTGATTCTCATGCCCGTACAGGGCATCAAACTGATTGAGCCGTGCTGGTACTTTGGAGAAGTATTTTGCGCAATATTTCCTCTTATTTTCTATGTGGTTATAACAGCATCTCTTGGCAATTTGATTTTTATATCCGTGGATCGTTACATTGCTGTGAATGACCCTTTGCGATACCCAATGAGGGTCACTACCAACAGAGCTGTTCTTTCTATTATTGTGAACTGGTTATTTTCCTctgtatattgttttattatcttGTATGAGTCTTTGATCTCGCCAGAGAAAAACCACACGTGTGTTGGAGAATGTATACTTTATATTAAGTTGGGATATATAATAACAGATGTCTTAGTTACGTTAGTGACACCTTGTTGTGTTATCATTTCTTTATACATGAAAATCTGCTTTGTGGCAAAACATCAGGCTGAGAATTTAAACATGATCTTAGAAAAAAAGGTCAGATCAGAAAAAAAGGCTGCCAAATCTTTAGGTGTTGTTGTTATGGTTTATATTCTGTGTTGGATACCGTACTATATAGCTGCTCTTACTCTTGGGCAAGACACGGGTGATTCTCTTGTTATTAATATAATGTATTGGGTGAATTGCATGAATTCCTGCATGAACCCACTTATCTATGCTATGTTTTATCGATGGTTTAGAATATCAGCAAAATATATTGTGACTCTGAAAATATTGGAACCGTCATCAGCATATTTCAATCTGTTCCCAGAAGAGAAATGA